The sequence accttctcttctctcctctcttcctccctcctccctcctttcgtctgctcttctctttctccctcttatcGTTTCCTCTCTACACATCTCTTATCTTCTCTTCTTTTACAGGAGGATTCGGTACCAATGCTTGCCTTAAAAACATTGCAGCTGTTCTCACAAGTTTTTGATGGCAATCAGACCTCGATGCCATGGAATCCGATGAAAGTACAGCTCTTGAACAACCTTGTTTTCCGCCAAACCAACAATCTACAGCAGTGTGTAGGTTCTAGTCCCTTTTTTTGTGTCTGACAGCCTAACATACCACCTCAGGTTGGGTGTAGGATTTAAATTGGCTAGATCTTCAGAAGGTCGGGGTgtctcataactattcaatgtTTGGGTTTGAATCTTAATACTTGTGGTGAATATTTTGTTGGGTTAAAATCCTAAAATATATGGGGCTTGGAGTTGAAATCCTTACAATGGAATAGCACATacataacaaaaaaacagaTCAGTAGGTTGTGGGTTTGGATCAAATAGACCAGAAAGTTGTGGATTTGAATCCGCTAGACTAGTCTTGACACTAGTGAATTTGAATCAGTATAGGTTGTGTATTTAAATCCTGATGAATGGGATTGTACAGGTGGACAAGGATGGGGTGACGGATGCAGAGACCCCAGCAACAGCCCTGGCCTCCTTTGCTGATCATCTGGCCATCTTACACACTCAGGAGGTCTGtattctattatattatattgtctgtctatctgtctctctacaTGGCTTCATGTCTTGTCGGTGGGTCTTCCTCTGCCCATTTGcctcctctttttctttctgtctatctgcctTAGTGCCTGTCTGTCGGTCTTCTATATATCTGCCTGGTTTGCAGAAGTGTTCGTAAGTGGTCTATCTACCTCGCCACCTCTCTTCATATAACTGATGCTGTTTTTCTGTCATTCGGAACCAGAAATGTGCTTTAGCTGTGGGTCAATCTCACTCTTCATCTCGCTTCATAGGACTGACgctgtccttctgtctttcaGAACCAGAAGTGTGCTTGGGAGCTGAGACGTTACGAGTTCCGCTTGGCTTTCGCACAGCTCAAGAGATTTCTAGACAATCGAAGGAAACCAAACTCGACCAATTAGCAATGAGAAGATATTCATAATATAACAATGACCTATTCATATGTGgatgaatgtgagtgtgtgagtatgtatgcatgagtgtgtgattAAACTATAtgcaatatttaaatatttatttactcTAGTACAGatacttatttatttgtttgtttatatatttatatttattattgttaaataaagaatttaaataataattatgtatGAATTTGCTTTCATTTTATTGTGAAAATGACTGCAAATGGGTAACATAAGGAGGAAAGTTTGGTCACAACAATAAGAGATTTTTTTCtgattaaaaaattaaaacattcagCTTGAATTCTGTCAGGGATTTATGACAGACAATCACATTCATccatttatataaaaaataattttccATGTAACCTAACACTACAAACAGTCCCCTTTAAACACATGTCATCATCTCAAAATAATTTATTCTTATCTGCAGAATTTGGTTGGAATGACAAAAAAGACAGACAAGACAATAACATATGCAACTACCCTACTCTACAGCATACATCTCAGAATAAAACAGCACTGTAAAAAATATTCAGTTCAACATTCTGAACATTTACATCAACCAGCATATGCACTGCATATTCAtgtgaaatgtcttgttttccTTTAGATGTGACAATACACTGATAGGAAACCGGTAATTAGATGATGTTCAACAGATAACAGACATTTGTAATGTTGACATTACCTGAAACGCTGTATGACGGCAGAATTGAAAGATCTGTTTTGCTATGCCATCTATTAACATTTTTGATATTTGCATTTTGCCATAGACATTTTCACTTGACTGCTTTTTGAATTCCATCTAGTTAACTGTGAGAAGTTATAGAAGGCCGTCATCTTTGGAATTATTATTTCATAAAATCAGTTACTGTTTCGGGCATCAAGTAAGTGGAAAAACGTCTGTATACTCTATGTAAAAAGGACACGTAACCCGTACTCTATTCTGTTTGAAATAATAAGTAATTCCCTATGACTG comes from Gadus macrocephalus chromosome 2, ASM3116895v1 and encodes:
- the ifnphi2 gene encoding interferon phi 2 isoform X2, which codes for MWPVFVSLVVLCWTGVSKSSMECPWNKFHLGRINTKIIFLLENMGGYLPRQCAENQTAPIFPQNVFSDATEDSVPMLALKTLQLFSQVFDGNQTSMPWNPMKVQLLNNLVFRQTNNLQQCVDKDGVTDAETPATALASFADHLAILHTQENQKCAWELRRYEFRLAFAQLKRFLDNRRKPNSTN
- the ifnphi2 gene encoding interferon phi 2 isoform X1: MWPVFVSLVVLCWTGVSKSSMECPWNKFHLGRINTKIIFLLENMGGYLPRQCAENQTAPIFPQNVFSDATEDSVPMLALKTLQLFSQVFDGNQTSMPWNPMKVQLLNNLVFRQTNNLQQCVDKDGVTDAETPATALASFADHLAILHTQEVCILLYYIVCLSVSLHGFMSCRWVFLCPFASSFSFCLSALVPVCRSSIYLPGLQKCS